A portion of the Acidisarcina polymorpha genome contains these proteins:
- a CDS encoding alpha-L-fucosidase, producing MADMNRISRRHALQMLSAAAAAAIAPRIMRAQTITPGRFTDERASLEAYTIPDWFTDAKFGIWSHWGPQSAVGDGDWYARNMYMEGSAQYAYHVKRFGPQSKVGYKDLIPLYTADRWDPEHLMDLYQKAGAKYFFSMGVHHDNFDLWNSKYQPRWNAVTMGPKKDVVGMWAAAARKRGLRFGVSEHLSNSFDWLAPSHLADTKGPYAGVPYDGQNPAYADLYHDYSSMPADFAKTAEAMGRIAPDWWKLQYFNRVKDLVDQHQPDLLYTDGGIPFEQYGVGTVAELYNVGPLTPHGAPGTVYFSKTKTDCVDGHSCVVDHERNVLGSIDPVPWQTDTCIGEWHYKVGAKYKTPKKVIDMLVDIVSKNGNLLLNFPLPANGELDPEEMQVLEGITAWMQVNGEGIYATRPWRIYGEGPSTKVVVKPSGKEFDPNEGKKPDLVAEDIRFTTKGETLYAFIMGWPAAECNIASLALGGPQQPRKAVDVRLIGTEEPLKFVHDATGLRVSFPQNKPATADIGVTLRVRFV from the coding sequence ATGGCTGATATGAACAGGATTTCCCGGCGACACGCGCTGCAGATGCTCAGCGCAGCGGCTGCCGCGGCTATTGCCCCGCGCATCATGAGGGCACAGACGATTACACCCGGCCGCTTCACGGACGAACGTGCCTCGCTTGAGGCGTATACAATCCCCGACTGGTTTACCGATGCGAAGTTCGGCATCTGGTCGCACTGGGGACCGCAATCTGCCGTGGGTGATGGCGACTGGTACGCGCGCAACATGTACATGGAAGGCTCCGCGCAGTATGCCTATCACGTCAAGCGTTTTGGTCCGCAATCCAAGGTCGGATACAAGGACCTCATTCCTCTGTACACCGCCGATCGTTGGGATCCAGAGCATCTGATGGACCTCTATCAGAAAGCTGGCGCCAAGTACTTCTTTTCGATGGGCGTACACCACGACAACTTCGATCTATGGAACTCGAAGTACCAGCCGCGCTGGAACGCCGTGACGATGGGACCGAAGAAGGACGTTGTCGGTATGTGGGCAGCTGCGGCGCGCAAACGAGGTTTACGATTCGGTGTCAGCGAGCACCTTTCGAACAGCTTCGACTGGCTTGCTCCGTCCCACCTCGCCGACACCAAAGGCCCTTACGCCGGTGTTCCCTACGATGGCCAGAATCCCGCCTATGCTGATCTCTATCACGATTACAGCAGCATGCCCGCGGACTTCGCGAAGACGGCGGAGGCCATGGGCCGTATCGCGCCGGACTGGTGGAAGCTCCAGTACTTCAATCGCGTCAAGGATCTCGTGGACCAGCATCAGCCTGACCTGCTCTATACCGATGGCGGCATCCCCTTCGAACAGTATGGAGTCGGCACCGTGGCGGAGCTGTACAACGTTGGTCCACTCACCCCGCATGGCGCTCCGGGCACGGTTTACTTTAGCAAGACGAAGACGGATTGCGTCGACGGTCACTCCTGCGTGGTGGATCATGAGCGGAATGTGCTGGGCTCGATCGACCCCGTTCCGTGGCAGACAGATACATGCATCGGTGAATGGCATTACAAAGTCGGCGCGAAGTACAAAACGCCCAAGAAGGTCATCGACATGCTGGTCGATATCGTCAGCAAGAACGGCAACTTGCTGCTTAACTTCCCGCTGCCCGCGAACGGCGAACTCGATCCGGAAGAGATGCAGGTGCTCGAAGGCATCACCGCCTGGATGCAGGTGAACGGTGAAGGCATCTACGCCACGCGGCCGTGGAGGATCTATGGCGAAGGCCCGTCAACGAAGGTCGTCGTCAAGCCCAGTGGCAAGGAGTTCGATCCCAATGAAGGCAAGAAGCCGGACCTCGTCGCAGAGGACATCCGTTTCACCACCAAGGGCGAGACGCTGTATGCCTTCATCATGGGCTGGCCGGCAGCGGAGTGCAACATCGCCTCACTCGCGCTCGGTGGTCCGCAGCAACCCCGGAAGGCTGTCGACGTGCGGCTGATCGGTACGGAAGAACCCCTGAAGTTCGTCCATGACGCGACCGGCCTGCGCGTCAGCTTTCCGCAGAACAAACCCGCCACTGCCGACATCGGCGTCACGCTGCGCGTGCGCTTCGTCTAG
- a CDS encoding sialate O-acetylesterase: MNLLRPGSAQASTRRPFGQMPRIRSRFVVLACGIGLMGTHLSLAAQDNARKSADRLPLISPIFGDNMVVQRNKPETLWGWSDPGDTIRISFAGKTATATAAEDGRWTTTVEPPSAGGPYTMEIAGHRTTELHNVLVGDVWLCAGQSNMEFALRGLKDAQTVIAAANNPEIRYFTVAQRSAYHPATVPEGSWKVVSPQTADRLSAVAYLFAARLQAQIHVPIGLVVDAVGGTPAETWMSESALHQLAGFDPVLATLHALQASGTPEYGNYVMPWYDQYDIGMKDGWSQPSFDDATWKRVTLPGGFAQLGTGNFPALAYFRRNITLPATIAPGHAMLLLGIVERMDTVYVNGKQIGGSAWVENPRAYPVPPGLLKPGENSVAVRVLRTKPDGGFQSKADDLRLVLGDGTKIPLAGEWKARVSVDAKPPQPLPVRFENWPVVPTVLYQGMVAPLAPLSITGAIWYQGEANSEEGYEYRKVLPALIADWRRTFAQGDFPFYIAGLPAYRPPSATPTDDTWAETRESHALAAATVPHTCLAVTIDTGDPDTIHPKDKAPVADRLARCALAEHYGKPIPDQGPTLVSSEIATSAILLRFSHADGGLVIRGNAPGAFQIAGADRKWIWADAHIVDGVVVVSSSLVQFPTQVRYAWQSNPNATLFNGIGLPASPFRTDDWPLMTQDRPVY, encoded by the coding sequence ATGAATTTGCTGCGCCCAGGATCGGCACAGGCCAGCACGCGACGGCCATTCGGCCAAATGCCGCGAATCCGTTCACGATTTGTCGTGCTCGCATGCGGTATCGGTCTCATGGGGACCCACCTTTCACTTGCTGCGCAAGACAACGCCCGCAAGTCCGCCGACCGGTTGCCGCTCATCAGTCCTATCTTCGGCGACAACATGGTGGTGCAGCGCAACAAGCCCGAGACGCTCTGGGGCTGGTCCGATCCCGGAGACACAATCCGCATCTCGTTTGCGGGAAAGACGGCCACCGCGACAGCAGCAGAGGACGGCCGCTGGACCACGACGGTCGAGCCCCCATCCGCGGGCGGCCCGTACACGATGGAGATTGCAGGGCACCGCACAACTGAGCTGCACAACGTCCTCGTCGGAGACGTGTGGCTCTGCGCGGGACAGTCAAACATGGAGTTCGCCCTGCGTGGATTAAAGGACGCGCAAACCGTCATCGCGGCTGCAAACAATCCTGAGATACGCTACTTCACTGTGGCTCAGCGGTCGGCGTACCATCCCGCCACCGTTCCGGAAGGCAGTTGGAAAGTGGTCTCCCCGCAGACGGCAGACCGCCTCTCCGCCGTGGCCTACCTCTTTGCCGCCCGCCTGCAGGCACAGATCCACGTACCCATAGGCCTGGTCGTCGATGCGGTAGGAGGCACGCCGGCCGAGACCTGGATGAGTGAGAGTGCGCTTCACCAACTAGCCGGCTTCGATCCCGTACTCGCGACTCTGCACGCTCTCCAGGCGAGCGGTACGCCGGAGTATGGCAACTACGTCATGCCTTGGTACGACCAGTACGACATAGGAATGAAGGACGGGTGGTCACAGCCCTCCTTCGACGATGCTACCTGGAAGAGAGTTACACTCCCCGGCGGCTTCGCCCAACTTGGCACAGGGAATTTCCCCGCCCTGGCCTACTTCCGGCGCAACATCACGCTTCCCGCGACGATAGCACCAGGCCACGCGATGCTCCTGCTGGGTATCGTCGAACGCATGGACACGGTCTACGTGAATGGCAAGCAGATCGGCGGCAGCGCGTGGGTCGAAAATCCTCGGGCCTACCCTGTCCCGCCCGGCCTTCTGAAACCAGGCGAAAACTCCGTCGCGGTCCGCGTCCTGAGAACCAAGCCGGACGGCGGCTTCCAGAGCAAAGCGGATGACCTGCGCCTCGTTCTTGGCGACGGCACGAAGATTCCGTTGGCAGGCGAGTGGAAGGCGCGGGTCAGTGTTGATGCGAAGCCGCCGCAACCTCTGCCGGTACGCTTCGAGAACTGGCCCGTTGTTCCGACCGTGCTCTACCAGGGCATGGTGGCTCCGCTGGCACCCCTGTCGATCACTGGAGCGATCTGGTACCAGGGCGAGGCCAACTCCGAGGAGGGCTATGAGTATCGCAAGGTGCTCCCCGCCTTGATCGCTGACTGGCGCCGGACCTTTGCGCAGGGCGACTTCCCTTTCTACATCGCCGGGCTTCCCGCCTATCGGCCACCCAGTGCAACACCAACGGATGACACCTGGGCCGAGACCCGCGAATCGCACGCGCTGGCGGCAGCCACCGTGCCCCACACCTGTCTCGCGGTCACGATCGATACGGGCGACCCGGATACCATTCATCCCAAAGATAAAGCCCCGGTCGCCGACCGGCTGGCGCGGTGCGCCCTCGCGGAGCACTATGGCAAGCCCATTCCAGACCAGGGGCCTACGCTGGTCTCCTCAGAGATCGCGACATCAGCAATCCTGCTGCGGTTCTCTCATGCGGACGGCGGCCTCGTGATACGGGGAAACGCTCCCGGAGCCTTTCAGATCGCCGGTGCAGACCGTAAGTGGATATGGGCAGACGCACACATCGTTGATGGCGTGGTCGTCGTTTCGTCGTCCCTGGTGCAATTTCCAACGCAGGTCCGGTACGCGTGGCAGTCCAATCCCAATGCTACCCTCTTCAACGGCATAGGCCTCCCAGCGTCGCCGTTCCGCACCGATGACTGGCCGTTGATGACCCAGGACCGCCCCGTCTACTGA
- a CDS encoding beta-L-arabinofuranosidase domain-containing protein → MFERQNDQEQEIAFAQPGSYLAIWWTWRAGDKIQLSLPMRLNEESLPGDPNPVATLYGLLMLATTMGIAM, encoded by the coding sequence ATGTTTGAGCGGCAGAATGATCAGGAGCAGGAAATAGCGTTTGCACAGCCGGGATCGTACCTGGCGATCTGGTGGACATGGCGAGCGGGAGACAAGATTCAATTGAGCCTGCCGATGCGGTTGAACGAGGAGAGCCTGCCGGGAGATCCAAACCCCGTCGCGACGCTTTACGGTCTGCTGATGCTGGCCACCACAATGGGGATTGCTATGTAG
- a CDS encoding response regulator, producing the protein MLPPTPANEAERLEAVERYNILDTAEEESFDRITRLAASLFCAPIALISIVAGDRVWFKSRVGGSADETPREESFSAWAILSQEVLIVEDAKADPRFRDSDVLTKSGEFCFYAGAPLIAPDGLIIGVLAIIDHVPRFTFSSAEAKHLQDLAGLIIDQLELRRKTMQLRSSEADYRDLFENCPIGIYRTSPAGEVLMANPAILKILDYSSMDALKSVNLELDGLVEGRDRWRGDLESQLNITTYENVWYAQNGRAVQICETTRVVRREDGAVAYYEGWAEDISLRKAAEAERERERSFNRKLIEAVPDLIYIFDLKSERSVFANRSYMKVTGQDPDYVRQLNDPVEEIVHPEDLVSLRDHRHRFESARDSEFLELEFRVRDLDGSYRLLSCRETIFSRDQHGAAKELLGIIRDVSKNRAMEERLRRDEDRWQLVLAANNDGLWDWDAHTGDTFHSPRWREILGYGEDDTGEIPSWEHLLHPDDAARVRQHLADYLSHKRPTYGQEYRLCARNGSYRWVFARGVAQWDSAGKPVRMVGSHTDITERKEAELALRLQTLELADARDKAESAAEAKSSFLATMSHEIRTPLNGVIGMTSILFETELTTEQRDYLQTIHSSGNALLAVINDILDFSKIEAGHMELDENDFDLASMIEESLDLLAEKADRKGVELAWSIDQHIPTWVHGDSGRLRQILLNLLSNAVKFTQQGEIVVSVNRLNSTSSKPVVHFSVVDTGIGMTPEVCARMFSAFSQADASTTRRFGGTGLGLAISKQLVELMGGQIGLESEEGVGSKFWFTVALEPTAQPPCSFENNRLDGIRILVADDNATNLRIIQHLLESVGVDVVYARDGVEALSALLDSETNGKPIDLALLDFQMPRMDGLMLTRAIRAQPGFKDLPIVLLTSVTQRDHVEKAKDLNIQGYLVKPLRTSQVMGTVRSLLHSRPKELEPASPRQAATSVVHPPADPGCRVLLAEDNPVNQKVGVLMLTRLGYQVDVAGNGREAVDAFRRFTYDAVLLDCQMPEMDGFDATKIIRQIEGGQRKVFIIAITANALVGERQRCLDAGMDDYLTKPIDQKALGEKLSFLLHPDAADTSPELQRNI; encoded by the coding sequence ATGCTCCCGCCTACACCCGCGAACGAAGCTGAGCGACTCGAGGCAGTCGAACGCTATAACATCCTCGATACTGCAGAGGAGGAATCGTTCGATCGGATCACCCGATTAGCGGCTAGTCTTTTCTGTGCGCCGATCGCGCTTATCTCCATTGTGGCTGGCGATCGGGTGTGGTTCAAATCGCGCGTTGGAGGCTCAGCAGACGAAACTCCACGCGAAGAATCCTTCTCGGCGTGGGCGATCCTCTCTCAAGAGGTACTGATCGTAGAGGATGCGAAGGCGGATCCACGTTTTCGTGATTCTGATGTACTCACGAAAAGTGGAGAGTTTTGCTTTTATGCCGGAGCGCCGCTTATCGCGCCAGACGGATTGATCATTGGGGTCCTGGCGATCATCGATCACGTCCCCCGATTCACGTTTAGCAGCGCAGAGGCAAAGCACCTTCAGGATCTTGCCGGGCTGATCATCGATCAACTTGAGCTGCGTCGCAAAACTATGCAGCTCCGCTCGAGCGAGGCCGATTACCGCGATCTATTCGAGAACTGCCCGATCGGCATCTATCGCACCTCGCCAGCGGGTGAGGTCCTTATGGCGAACCCGGCGATTCTCAAGATCCTCGATTACTCGTCAATGGATGCTCTGAAGTCCGTGAATCTTGAACTAGACGGACTAGTCGAAGGGCGGGATCGCTGGCGGGGCGATCTAGAGTCGCAACTTAATATCACCACCTATGAAAATGTATGGTATGCGCAAAATGGCCGTGCAGTCCAGATTTGTGAGACTACTCGAGTGGTACGCCGGGAAGACGGTGCCGTTGCGTACTACGAAGGCTGGGCGGAGGATATCTCCCTTCGAAAAGCGGCCGAAGCTGAGCGTGAGCGGGAGCGATCGTTCAACCGAAAGCTGATTGAGGCCGTGCCCGACCTGATCTATATCTTTGATCTCAAGAGTGAACGTTCGGTGTTCGCAAATCGTTCCTACATGAAGGTCACTGGGCAGGACCCTGACTACGTGCGCCAGCTCAACGATCCAGTAGAGGAGATCGTGCATCCGGAGGATCTCGTGTCCCTTCGCGATCACCGCCATCGTTTCGAGAGTGCTCGAGACAGCGAGTTTCTGGAGCTCGAATTTCGCGTCCGCGATCTAGATGGCAGCTATCGTCTCCTAAGTTGCCGGGAGACGATCTTCTCGCGAGATCAACATGGCGCGGCCAAAGAGCTCTTAGGCATTATTCGCGATGTCTCCAAGAACCGTGCGATGGAAGAACGTCTTCGTCGCGATGAAGATCGTTGGCAGCTTGTCCTAGCTGCCAATAATGACGGGCTCTGGGATTGGGATGCTCATACCGGAGACACTTTTCATTCTCCACGCTGGCGGGAAATTCTGGGGTACGGTGAAGACGACACTGGGGAGATTCCGAGTTGGGAACATCTTCTACACCCTGACGATGCGGCTCGAGTACGGCAGCACCTCGCCGACTATCTGAGCCATAAGCGGCCCACTTACGGGCAGGAATATCGGCTGTGCGCGAGGAATGGATCTTACCGGTGGGTCTTCGCCCGCGGTGTCGCGCAGTGGGATAGTGCGGGTAAGCCGGTGCGTATGGTCGGTTCGCACACCGACATTACCGAACGAAAAGAGGCAGAACTGGCGTTACGGTTGCAGACGCTTGAGCTCGCCGACGCCCGGGATAAAGCGGAGTCTGCGGCCGAGGCCAAGAGCAGCTTTCTGGCTACGATGAGCCATGAGATTCGAACTCCTCTCAACGGGGTGATAGGAATGACGAGCATTCTCTTTGAGACCGAGCTGACAACGGAACAGAGGGACTATCTCCAAACCATCCACTCCAGCGGTAATGCTCTGCTTGCGGTCATCAACGACATTTTGGACTTCTCAAAGATCGAGGCAGGCCACATGGAGCTTGACGAGAACGATTTCGATCTTGCATCGATGATCGAAGAATCACTCGATCTTCTAGCAGAAAAAGCAGATCGTAAAGGGGTCGAGCTGGCGTGGAGTATTGATCAACACATACCAACCTGGGTCCACGGGGATAGTGGGCGGCTGCGGCAGATCCTATTGAACCTGCTCAGCAATGCCGTCAAGTTTACCCAGCAAGGCGAAATCGTAGTGTCAGTGAACAGGCTCAATTCCACATCATCGAAGCCTGTAGTTCATTTTTCTGTCGTCGACACCGGGATCGGCATGACTCCCGAAGTATGCGCGCGAATGTTCTCCGCATTCAGCCAGGCAGATGCTTCTACGACACGCCGTTTTGGCGGTACCGGACTTGGTCTGGCCATCTCGAAACAACTCGTCGAGTTGATGGGCGGTCAGATCGGCCTGGAAAGCGAAGAAGGGGTTGGCTCGAAGTTTTGGTTTACGGTTGCCCTCGAGCCGACAGCGCAGCCTCCCTGTTCGTTTGAAAACAACCGGCTCGACGGCATTCGCATCTTGGTAGCGGATGATAATGCCACAAATTTGAGAATCATCCAGCACTTGTTGGAGTCCGTTGGTGTCGACGTCGTCTATGCCCGGGACGGAGTCGAAGCCCTGAGTGCTCTTCTCGATTCGGAGACGAATGGAAAGCCAATTGATTTGGCTTTGCTAGACTTCCAGATGCCTCGCATGGACGGCCTCATGCTGACCCGCGCGATACGAGCACAACCAGGTTTTAAGGATCTACCTATCGTGTTGCTCACGTCTGTTACTCAGCGCGATCATGTGGAAAAGGCTAAGGACCTTAACATTCAAGGTTATCTGGTCAAGCCGCTTAGAACCTCGCAAGTTATGGGGACAGTCCGCTCACTGCTTCATTCCAGGCCTAAGGAGCTAGAGCCGGCTTCTCCCCGCCAGGCGGCGACTTCGGTGGTACACCCACCGGCAGACCCGGGGTGCAGGGTGCTTTTAGCCGAAGACAACCCAGTGAACCAAAAAGTTGGTGTCTTGATGCTAACCCGGTTGGGCTACCAGGTAGATGTCGCGGGAAACGGTCGAGAGGCAGTGGACGCGTTTCGGAGATTTACCTACGACGCAGTCTTGCTAGACTGCCAAATGCCGGAGATGGATGGCTTCGATGCAACCAAGATTATTCGTCAAATCGAGGGAGGCCAACGAAAAGTCTTTATCATTGCCATCACGGCCAATGCCCTGGTAGGTGAACGGCAGCGCTGCCTCGATGCGGGGATGGACGATTACCTCACGAAACCAATCGACCAGAAGGCGCTCGGTGAGAAGCTTTCGTTTCTATTACATCCGGATGCCGCAGACACTTCTCCCGAACTTCAACGTAATATTTGA
- a CDS encoding Hpt domain-containing protein → MYLEDTAVNLHRLKEAAASNDMHTISMALHALKGSSRQIGGLTLGNMLEAAEECFRARGMAGVDKSFPGLEVAFTTLRLEMESMIIALEDRHCAE, encoded by the coding sequence ATGTATCTAGAAGACACCGCAGTCAATCTCCACCGGCTCAAGGAAGCAGCAGCATCAAATGATATGCACACGATTAGCATGGCCTTACACGCTCTCAAGGGAAGCTCCCGACAAATAGGTGGATTGACTTTGGGGAACATGTTGGAGGCAGCGGAGGAATGTTTTAGGGCCCGGGGCATGGCGGGTGTTGACAAATCTTTTCCAGGCTTAGAAGTCGCGTTTACGACCCTCCGGCTGGAGATGGAGAGCATGATAATCGCGTTGGAAGACCGTCATTGCGCCGAATGA
- a CDS encoding NDP-sugar synthase, producing MIAIIVAADHSAETTHLDDHIPLPLFLLGDRPILHHVVDYLKSLGIRRCEFVLGHLPEKIEAYLGDGTRWGLTFGFHLLPSTSKTMSLVELIASGLDDEIILARGDTLPQIQLPSPAAPTIFLTEGGAWTGWAVLPKSSRLFAALVSQTEDKSKRPGATFKEVVVSRELDFRTGTRLLESQHDLLTGAFRASGIDSPQTKPGIWIARNASVHPSAILEPPVYVGSNCKIGMGAHIGPSAVLGDACIVDERSSVSHTLVAPGTYIGQGLELDHLIINGNRLVNTKLDTTLLISDSFLISGLKQKKKKLWLHHLLSKAGAAACLILLFPLAVVTLLILLVSGRGKFVREHAIKIPAEDDRRLWKEYRYLSIRLCDPASDWWTQFVAEVWLGLLSVVKGDLFLVGLKPRSRREVERLPSDWRSLYLDSKAGLITEASVMFGKTPTEDELHSADAYYAAVGSVRHDLKLLRLYLRRLLAFGVSELEVDDVNSLTHESALENVVER from the coding sequence ATGATTGCTATTATCGTCGCGGCGGACCACAGCGCAGAGACTACTCACCTGGATGACCACATCCCTCTTCCATTATTCCTACTGGGTGATCGACCCATCCTGCATCACGTAGTCGACTATCTTAAGAGCCTTGGCATTCGGCGTTGTGAATTCGTCCTCGGCCATTTACCTGAGAAGATCGAAGCCTACCTGGGTGACGGCACCCGCTGGGGGCTCACATTTGGATTTCATCTTCTCCCGTCGACGTCGAAGACAATGAGCTTGGTTGAATTAATTGCTTCAGGTCTGGACGATGAAATCATATTAGCAAGAGGAGACACGCTTCCCCAAATTCAACTTCCGTCTCCAGCGGCGCCCACGATCTTCCTCACGGAAGGCGGCGCCTGGACAGGGTGGGCCGTTCTGCCGAAGTCCTCGCGCTTGTTCGCAGCACTTGTATCCCAGACCGAAGATAAATCGAAGAGGCCTGGCGCCACTTTCAAAGAGGTTGTCGTCTCGCGAGAATTAGATTTTCGTACTGGGACACGATTGCTGGAAAGCCAGCACGATCTCCTGACCGGGGCATTTCGTGCGTCCGGGATCGACAGCCCGCAAACAAAACCGGGCATCTGGATCGCTCGTAATGCTTCCGTTCATCCCTCAGCAATCCTTGAACCTCCCGTCTACGTCGGCTCGAACTGCAAGATCGGAATGGGTGCCCATATCGGTCCCTCCGCGGTTCTCGGCGATGCCTGCATTGTTGACGAACGTTCCTCCGTCTCCCACACTCTAGTCGCCCCGGGCACATACATCGGCCAGGGACTCGAGCTTGATCATCTGATCATCAATGGCAATCGACTCGTAAATACCAAGCTGGATACCACGTTGCTTATATCCGACAGCTTCCTGATCTCAGGGCTAAAGCAAAAGAAGAAGAAGCTGTGGCTACACCACCTCCTATCCAAGGCCGGAGCGGCGGCTTGCTTAATCTTGCTCTTTCCTCTTGCCGTGGTTACGCTCCTTATTCTCCTAGTAAGCGGCAGGGGCAAGTTTGTACGAGAGCACGCAATAAAAATTCCTGCCGAGGATGATCGGCGCCTGTGGAAGGAGTATCGATATCTCAGCATCCGTCTGTGCGATCCTGCCTCCGACTGGTGGACCCAATTCGTTGCCGAGGTATGGTTAGGATTACTCTCGGTTGTGAAGGGCGACCTTTTTTTGGTTGGCCTGAAGCCACGCTCCCGCCGCGAAGTGGAAAGACTGCCGAGCGATTGGAGATCGCTTTACCTGGATTCGAAAGCTGGCCTCATTACTGAGGCATCCGTAATGTTCGGCAAAACACCAACCGAAGATGAGCTCCACTCGGCCGATGCCTACTACGCGGCGGTCGGAAGCGTACGCCACGATCTGAAGTTACTTCGCCTTTATCTGCGAAGGTTACTCGCGTTTGGCGTCTCCGAGCTCGAAGTTGACGATGTCAATTCTTTGACCCACGAATCTGCTTTGGAGAACGTCGTTGAGCGATAG
- a CDS encoding WecB/TagA/CpsF family glycosyltransferase — protein sequence MPAIKTDPEQDLRNKAVLIEEMERQFSPSGLRQRRFRRSQSLFWLAWVNILNGGKRSFDFAISSMLLLACSPLFVSLYCFNLLRRGGVVRSPRLGRWGAVFQEYSFSVGVLRQLPTLVNVWKGDMSLVGPRPVAPTDVSSAERLAWKRLNTRPGFLCLWWIRSRANIAYGSEVDADAEYVDSQSFLGDLGIALRAIPAALYGQGVTLAPDRVDLLGITIHNVTMDEAIEEIVIRARGSVCSQVCFVNADCANIAWDDAEYGAVLKKSDLVLADGIGMKLAGKLLNRNIRQNVNGTDLLPRLCEVLRAEQLGVYLLGGRPGIAADVAQWMATNYPGLSVSGHHHGYFLAQEMPEILAEVRRSGAKILLVAFGVPRQELWISRHLEETGAVVSMGVGGLFDFYSGRVPRAAAWIREIGMEWCYRFVQEPRRMWRRYFVGNVVFLARVVRERCETGNLP from the coding sequence ATGCCGGCGATCAAGACTGACCCGGAACAGGACCTGCGCAACAAGGCTGTCCTCATTGAGGAGATGGAGCGGCAATTCTCCCCGTCAGGCCTTCGCCAGCGCCGCTTCAGGCGCTCGCAATCACTGTTCTGGCTGGCTTGGGTCAATATCCTCAATGGGGGAAAAAGATCCTTCGATTTTGCTATCTCGAGTATGCTGCTGCTTGCGTGCTCCCCTCTTTTTGTCTCGCTTTATTGCTTCAATTTGCTAAGAAGGGGAGGCGTGGTGCGATCGCCGCGACTCGGGCGTTGGGGTGCGGTCTTCCAAGAGTATTCCTTCTCCGTAGGAGTATTACGGCAGCTTCCAACGCTGGTAAACGTGTGGAAGGGTGATATGTCCTTGGTGGGGCCGCGTCCTGTCGCCCCTACCGATGTCTCCTCTGCCGAGCGGCTGGCTTGGAAGCGGTTGAATACAAGACCGGGATTCTTGTGCCTGTGGTGGATCCGGTCAAGAGCCAACATCGCGTATGGCAGCGAAGTAGATGCGGACGCTGAATATGTTGACAGCCAAAGCTTCCTCGGTGATCTCGGAATCGCCCTTCGTGCGATCCCGGCCGCATTATATGGGCAAGGCGTTACACTGGCCCCGGATCGAGTCGACCTGCTCGGCATCACCATACATAACGTGACGATGGACGAGGCAATTGAAGAGATCGTTATAAGAGCTCGCGGTTCAGTCTGCTCCCAGGTCTGCTTCGTGAATGCTGACTGCGCGAATATAGCCTGGGATGATGCTGAGTACGGAGCGGTGCTGAAGAAGTCCGATCTAGTGCTGGCAGACGGAATTGGAATGAAACTTGCGGGAAAGCTGCTAAACCGAAATATCCGGCAAAATGTCAACGGCACCGATCTGTTGCCTCGGCTCTGCGAAGTTCTCCGGGCCGAACAGTTAGGAGTGTACCTGCTCGGAGGTAGACCTGGAATCGCCGCCGACGTTGCGCAATGGATGGCAACCAACTACCCCGGCTTGTCAGTAAGTGGCCATCACCACGGCTACTTTCTCGCGCAAGAGATGCCAGAGATTCTTGCCGAAGTAAGGCGATCTGGCGCCAAAATCCTATTGGTGGCCTTCGGCGTGCCGAGGCAGGAGCTATGGATCAGCAGGCATCTCGAAGAGACCGGCGCTGTGGTGTCGATGGGTGTTGGTGGCCTCTTCGATTTCTACTCCGGCCGCGTTCCAAGGGCGGCGGCATGGATACGAGAGATCGGAATGGAATGGTGCTACCGTTTTGTACAGGAGCCGCGCCGCATGTGGCGTCGCTATTTCGTCGGCAATGTCGTCTTCCTCGCCCGGGTTGTGCGTGAGCGGTGCGAGACCGGCAACCTGCCATGA
- a CDS encoding response regulator, producing MQTAKILVVEDERHIARLLEFVLQKAGYDLSICHSAERALIELEKGHPDAIVLDLILPGMSGLEFLRLIRAPPRCCASAVIVLSSHWLEQGGASLAESGATARCTKPIAPSSLLRKLKELGIHPSKPLET from the coding sequence GTGCAGACCGCGAAAATCCTGGTGGTGGAAGATGAACGCCACATCGCTCGGTTGTTAGAGTTTGTACTGCAAAAAGCGGGCTACGATCTGTCCATTTGTCACTCGGCGGAACGAGCCCTGATCGAATTAGAGAAAGGCCATCCAGACGCGATCGTGCTCGACCTGATTCTCCCCGGAATGTCGGGGCTTGAATTTTTAAGGTTGATCCGGGCCCCTCCTCGGTGTTGTGCCAGTGCCGTGATTGTGCTGAGTAGTCACTGGCTCGAACAGGGGGGCGCAAGTCTGGCAGAGTCCGGAGCAACTGCTCGATGTACCAAGCCGATTGCTCCCAGCAGCCTTTTAAGAAAGCTGAAAGAGTTGGGTATTCATCCATCGAAGCCTCTGGAAACGTGA